The Sphingomonas donggukensis genomic interval CCGCAACCGCCATCGCGACGTCGCCGTGGCCGGTGACGAGGATGACCGGGATATCGGCATCGACCCCACGGAGCGCGGCTAGGAGCTGCAGGCCGTCCATGCGCGGCATGCGGATGTCGGACACGACCGCGCCTTCGAATGCCGGGGTGATCGCGGCCAGCGCGCTCGGCGCATCGGCGTAAGCGGTGACGTGGAGGCCGGCGAGCGTCAGCGCCTGCGCCGTGGCGATGCGCAGCGCGTCGTCGTCCTCGACCAAAATCACGGTCATCGCGCCACCGCCAGTTCGAGGTCGAAGGCCGCGCCGGTCGCGGTCGGACGGTGCGAAAGCTCGCCGCCCAGGTCGCGGGCGATGTCGCGCGCGATGGCGAGGCCGAGGCCGAGGCCGTCGGTCTTGCCGGTGGTGAAGGGCGTGAACAGCTGGTCCGCGATCGCCGCATCGATGCCGGCGCCGGTATCGGTCACCGCGATCGTCACCCGGTCGCCGTCGCGGCGCGCGTCGATCGAGACGCGCGCGTGGGGCAGGCTCGCGGTGGCGTCGAGCGCGTTCTGCAGCAGGTTGACCAGAATCTGTTCGATCCGGATGCGGTCGCCGCGCACCACCGTATCGCGCGCGTCGCCGCCGAGCATCACGCCGCGTCCGCGCTCACCGACCAGCAGCAGCGCGCCGTCGAGCGCATCGCCGACGCGCGTGGTGCCGCCGCCGCGGGTCCGGCGCCGGGCGAAGCTGCGCAACTCGCCCGTGATCGTGCCGATGCGGTCGGCGAGTGCGACGATCTGGCGCAGATTGTCGCGCGCGTCCTGCGGTGCGCCGCGGTCGAGGAACGTCGCGCCGTTTTCGGCAAAGGCGCGGATCGCGGCGACCGGCTGGTTGATCTCGTGCGCGACGCCGGCGGTCACCTGGCCCAGCGTGCCCAGTCGATTGGCCTGCGCCAGTTCCTCGCGCGCCTCGCGATAACGACGGTCGGCGATCAGCCGCTCCTCGGATTCGCGGCGCAGCGCGACGTTTGCGTCGCGCAGTTCGGCGGTGCGGCGCGACACCTCGCCCTCCAACGCGGCGCGCGCCTCGGCCTGCAAGCGGCGGGTGTCGCGTGCGCGCAGAAGCAGCGCCGCGACGATGCCGGCGACCAGCACCAGCGCGAGCGCGACGAGGGCCGCGGCGATGCGCGCGGCGGCCAGCGGCGGTTCGAGCGGGGCAAGGTGGATCAGCCGCGCACCCGTCAGCGGCGCGGGCATGCTGCTCAGGCGGTAGCGCGCGGTGTCGCCGCCAAGCGTCGCGGTCGCGGCCCTGCCGACGATCGTGATCGGGGCGGGGACCGGGGGTGCCGCCCCGAACTGCAGCGTCTGGCGCGCGGTCGCGACCAGTGCCGGATCGACGGGGCCGATCGTGCGGAATCGCAAGCGGGGCTCGCTGGTGACCAGAATCACGCCGCGCGGATCGACCACGAAGCTCGCGCCGCTGGTGCGTGCCCAGCCGGCCTCCAGCCCGTCGAACTCGACTTTCACGACGATGACGCCCAGCGCCCGCCCGCGCTGTTCGACGCGCCGTGCCAGGTACAGGCCGGGGCGTCCGCTGACTGTGCCGAGCGCGAACAGTTCCGACGCCCCGCGCAGCATCGCGCCCTGGAAATAGGGCCGGAAACCGTAGTTCTGGCCGACGAAGCTGGTCGGCTTGCGCCAGTTGCTGGCGGCCACCGTGCGACCGCTCGCATCGATCGCGTAGAGATCGGCGGCATCGGTGCGCGCCGCCAGCAGCTCGAACGTCCGGTCGAGCGCACGCGCCGCCTCGGCATCGCCCGCCAGGGCCGCCGCGACGCCGGGATATTCGGTCAGGACGAGCGGCAGCAGGCGGAATTTCTGCAATTCGCTTTGCAACACTCCGACGTGCGATCGTGCCGCAGTGGCTGCGGCATCGTCGGCGACGGCGCGCGCCCGTCCGCTCGCCCAGCGGTCGGCGACCAGCCCGGCGACGAGCGCGAGCCCGAGCGTGGCCAAAACCAGC includes:
- a CDS encoding sensor histidine kinase, with amino-acid sequence MTIRLPSRLRWLVLATLGLALVAGLVADRWASGRARAVADDAAATAARSHVGVLQSELQKFRLLPLVLTEYPGVAAALAGDAEAARALDRTFELLAARTDAADLYAIDASGRTVAASNWRKPTSFVGQNYGFRPYFQGAMLRGASELFALGTVSGRPGLYLARRVEQRGRALGVIVVKVEFDGLEAGWARTSGASFVVDPRGVILVTSEPRLRFRTIGPVDPALVATARQTLQFGAAPPVPAPITIVGRAATATLGGDTARYRLSSMPAPLTGARLIHLAPLEPPLAAARIAAALVALALVLVAGIVAALLLRARDTRRLQAEARAALEGEVSRRTAELRDANVALRRESEERLIADRRYREAREELAQANRLGTLGQVTAGVAHEINQPVAAIRAFAENGATFLDRGAPQDARDNLRQIVALADRIGTITGELRSFARRRTRGGGTTRVGDALDGALLLVGERGRGVMLGGDARDTVVRGDRIRIEQILVNLLQNALDATASLPHARVSIDARRDGDRVTIAVTDTGAGIDAAIADQLFTPFTTGKTDGLGLGLAIARDIARDLGGELSHRPTATGAAFDLELAVAR